The nucleotide sequence ATCGTTCTTATTTTGCAGGACGAACTGCAATAACTTCAATTTCTACACGCCATGCTGGATTAGCCAGTTTTGCGATTTGGAAAGTTGAACGAGCTGGTAGTTGGTCAGTTTTAGAAGCATCAAAGTACTTAGAATAACCGTCCATAAAGCCTTTAAAGTCCATCTCACCTTTAGTTTCTTCGCCACCAACTAGGAAGACTTGCATTTTCACAACGTCTTTCATATCTAGGCCAAGTTCATTTAAGTGAGTTTTGATTTGTTCTAATACACTGATAGTTTGTTCTTCAGTATTACCATAAGACGCTAATACGCCTTCTGGTGCATCTGCTGATTTCTTAGCCGGTACTTTACCGCTTAAGAAAACAAGGTTGTTACCTGCACTTACTTCAACAGACTCAGAAATAGGCATACCGTTTAATTTATGGTGTACAACACCTTCCGCATTCGCGCTTGCTACACCAAAAATAAAAGGCAAGGCAACAAGTAAACTTTTATAACGCATGAAAACTCCTTAACATGTTTAATTTACAGTAAAACAAGGGGTTATTTACTTTTTAAAGCGATCCATACTAAATGGTGTTGGATCAATAACAGGTTTCTTACCTGTAACGATATCAGCAGTCACTTCACCAGCTGCAGGGCCTTCGGTCATACCCCATACGGTTGCAGTATTGATAACTAGGCCAGGGTATTCTTTGACTTCAGAAATAATAGGTAATTCATCAAATGTTGGACTAACTACTGCGCCCCAACGTTCAACAACTTGTGATTTTTCAAATACTGGGAATTCAGCTTTCATTCTTTGGAATACAGCATCCAAGTGCTCAGTATTTTGCGTTGCTGTTGCAACACGATATTGTTCAAACGGTGTTTTTTCATCTAATTTCCAAGATGTTGCCATCTTGAATGAGTTGAATAAATCTTCACCGATAGAGAATTCTAATGGCAGCTCACCACCACCTAATAGGTGCATGAACTTAGGCCCTAACAAGAAGCTATCTTTCACGATAGAGCTTGTGAAAATACGAGGTGCGACAGCATAAGTACCATCGGCTTGCTCACGGAAATGGATACCGTTTGGTAAATGCACGTTACCACGAGGTGCACCCGGAACACCTGATACACGTTGCTGTGATAAGTAAACATTCAGCGTTGGAATATCAATGCCCATGTTACCCATAAATAAACGTGACCAAATACCACCAGCAAGAACAACGTGAGATGTTCTAATTGCACCTTTTTCTGTTACAACATCAGAAATTTTACCACCAGCAGTTTCGATGCCTCTTACCGCGCAGTTGGTATAGATTTTTACGCCAATTTGTTTAGCGTAGCGTGCTAATGCAGGCGTACCTGTTTCTGGATCAACAGAACCTGAGTCTTCTTCAAAAGCGGCCACAGTCCATGGTGTTTGAGCTCCAACAAGGCGGTTTGATAACTCTTCACCTTTAATAATGCGCGTATTTAATGGTGTATCAAATCCAGCCGTTTCTTTTGCTGTTTTGATCCACTCTTGCGCTTTATCAAATGCTTTTTCATCTGCAAGGGCTTCTACTCGACCTTGTGTACGATAACTGGTATCAGCACCAATCTTTTCGTTCATTCCACGCCATAAGATTTTCCCGTAATGGTGTAATGGGAAAATTTCTGGTGATGTTTGATAACTAATAATTTGGCTGTATGCTCGGCCTGATTGTTCACCGCCAATCTCGCCTTTTTCTAAAATAGTGACACTCATGCCTCGTTCTGCAAGGTTGATAGCAGTCATGATACCTTGGATACCACCACCAATAATCACTGCATCAGACGCTTTAGGCAGCGCACCCTCTGTACCTTCAACAAATGATGCTCTAGATTTAGCTTCAACGAATTTGCCATCACGGCGAACCATTGGAACTAACGCAGCACCACCGGCTAAAACACCCGCAGCACCAACACCTAAAAGCAGCTTTCTCCTTGAAATTTTCATCTTCTACCTCAGTAATGGATTTACTATTTATATTTATAATGTTGTTCATTTATTTCTTTAAAACTGAATAATACCATAGTTCATTATATTGTTAATAATTATAATTATTTGTTAATCATTTCTTAAGATAACAATATCCATAGATACAACATGGTTACTTTAACCATTTTTTTCATAGAAATTCATCATTTAATGAGCTAGCGATGAAATCCTTGCGTTTATTATCAATTGATAAATAAGAAGATATTAAGAATGGAATAAATTTTTAATAGAAAAAGAAATTGTTTAAATAATTAACATTTTGATACAAATGACAAGGAGGGGCTGTAAAGCATTGTTTACAAAACAAGCAAAATCTATCGCACAATTGCATAAAATAAAAAGATGATCTGACTATCTAATAGCCTTATTTTTACAAAATAAGTAATTTTACCTAGTAACTGGTTTATGGGTCAGTAAGTAGACGAATATACTTTTTGGAAAATACGTAGAAAAGAGGATATTCGAGTTCGAAATAAAACTGGGGTAAGTACAAATTCTCAATAAAAAAAGCCAGAGGGTTAACTCTAGCTTTTTACATAATAATAAAAATAAGCTTAAGCGATATAAATGAAAATAGCTTATCTCATCGTAACAAATTCTTCTGCTGCAGTTGGGTGGATTGCCACAGTATCATCAAAGTCTTTTTTCGTTGCGCCCATTTTCAGAGCCACAGCAAAACCTTGTAGCATTTCATCCATACCAAACCCAATACCATGAATACCAACAATTTTTTCGTCTGCACCAACACAAACCAACTTCATACGACATGGTTGACGATGACGAGTCACAGCACTATACATTGCTGTGAAAGACGATTTGTACACTTTGACTTGATCAGCACCGTACTGCTCAACCGCTTGAGGCTCTGTTAAACCAACAGTACCAATAGCTGGATGACTAAATACCACTGTTGGGATATTTGAATAGTCTAAGTGTTCGTTAGGTTTGTTGTTAAATAAACGCTCTGACAAACGACGCCCTGCGGCAACAGCAACCGGTGTTAATTCAACTGCACCTGTATTATCGCCAACAGCATAAATTCCTTTTACATTGGTATTTTGGAATTTATCGACTTTGATATAGCCTTTTTCATTTAACTCGACACCCGTTACCGCCAGATTCAGGTTATCCGTTGCTGGCTCACGACCAATTGCCCAGATTAATGTATCAACTGTCTGCTCTGTGCCGTTTTCCAGTTGTAGCGTTAAACTTCCGTCTGCATTCTTAATCACGGCTTTAGGAATAGCGTGTGTATGTAACTTAGGCCCTTCGGTTTCCATCACTTCTAACAGTGTTTCAACGATTAATGGATCAAAATTACGCAGTGGCGCATGTTTACGCACAAATAGGTGCGTTTCACTACCTAAAGCATTTAACACACCGGCAAGTTCAACAGCGATATAACCTGCGCCAACAACAGCAACACGTTTTGGTAAAGCTTTTAATTCAAAGAAGCCATCAGAATTAATACCATACTCAGCACCTGGAATATTAGGTTGAACAGGACGACCGCCTGTTGCAATCAGAATATTATCAGCCGTGATCTTTTCGCCATTAACTTCAATCGTATTGGCATCAACAAAACGAGCAAACCCTTGGATAACATCAACTTTGTTATTACCTAAGACACGGTCATAAGATTGATGAATACGGTCAATATAAGCAGAACGACTACTAATTAGTGTATCCCAATCAAAACGGTTCACTGTGGTATCAAAACCATAATCAGGGCCGTATTGATGAATAGCTTCAGCAATTTGTGCTGCATGCCACATCACTTTTTTAGGTACACAACCCACGTTAACACAAGTGCCACCTAACGCTTTCGCTTCAATTAATGCACATTTTTGGCCATACATTGCCGCTCTATTAATTGATGCAATACCGCCACTACCGCCACCGATGGCGATGTAATCGTAATGTTTGCTCGTCATTTCTCTGATCCATTTATCTGTAGAAAAATAGGTAACTCACAGGCTAAGTCTGTCATATCATGATGTCTATTATGACAAAATTTAAAACATAGCACGTCAGATTTTAGCTTTTACAGTAATAGGCAAAAACAATAATAAAGATGCTTATTCTGGTACAACCCACTCAACTAATGTATGTCCAATACCCTCAGGAACTAAGGTTTTATGTAACCAAGGGAGTATTGATTTCATTTGTGATTCTAATTTCCAAGGCGGATTAATCACAATCATGCCTGATGCAGTCATCCCTAGTTGATCACTATCGGGTTTTACTGCTAATTCAATTTGTAAAATCTTACGGATCCCTGTTGCTTCAAGCTCTTTTAACATGCGTTTGATTTGCTGACGGTGAACAACAGGATACCAAATCGCATAAGTTCCTGTCGCAAAGCGCTTATGGCCTTCAACAACACCTTTAACAACAGCAGAATAGTCTTGTTTGAGTTCATAAGGTGGATCAATTAATGCGAATCCACGACGACTTGGCGGAGGTAACTTAGATTTTAATTGGCCAAAACCATCTTCACGAGAAACTCTAACTCGCTCGTCACGAGAGAATTCGGTACGTAATAAAGGAAAATCCGTTGGATGTAATTCTGTTAGCGCTAAGGAATCTTGTTCTCTTAGTAATTTGCTCGCTAATAGAGGTGATCCCGGATAATAACGCAGTTCCCCACTTGCGTTTAATTCTCCAACCGCTTCAAGGTAAGGCAAAATAAGCTCAGGCACTTCTTCTTGCTGCCATAAGCGTGCGATCCCTTCTAAATATTCGCCAGTGCGAGTCGCATGAGCATTGGTTAATTGATAACGTCCAGCGCCAGCATGAGTATCAAGATAAAGAAAAGGTTTCTCTTTCTCTTTTAAAGACTCAATGATGAGTGTTTGAACAATATGTTTTAAAACATCGGCGTGGTTGCCAGCATGGAAACTATGGCGATAGCTCAGCATTCTTTATCTTCCGTTAGAAATAAGTATAGCTTAGTAATTAATTTACTCAGAAATAGTGATTAAACTCAGTGTATCAGAAAAAGCCGAACTTCTTCATTGAAAGCGAAAGAAACGTTGTGTCTTAGTATTCAGCCGTTATGATAAGCCCATATTTCACTTAAGTTTAAATAGGATAGAAAGATGAAAAAATTACTTTTTACTGCCATAACCTTAAGCTTACTCGCAAGTAATGCTTATGCCGATAAATCAACCAATGGTTGTGAAATAAAAAAACAGAATATCCAAAAGCAGATGGAATATGCAAAAGCACATGGTAATCAATATCGCATCCAAGGCTTGGAGCGAGCATTACAAAATGTTGAACGCTATTGCACACCTGAAAAAGTGGTTGAAAACACACGCCTTGAATTACGTGAAAAACAACTTGACGTTAAAGAGCGTGAGCTTGAATTAAAAGAAGCACAACTTAAAGGTGATGCAGATAAAATTGCTAAACAAGAAAGAAAACTAGCTGAAGAAAAAGCTGATTTAAAAGCAATTGAAGAAGAATTAAATCTACTGACAAAGTAGTTATCATCAATAATTAATGCCTACTCCTTATTTGACTGTGAAATACAGAATAAAACAATAAGTGAGTAGCCATTCTCTTATTAAACTAAACTTAATTTCAGAATTGCTGTATTGGTTTTTTATCCTTTATTAAGTACAAGATTATCTACACCTTTTAATAGAGCATCATCTACACTTAAGCCAGAACAAACAAATACATCTCCTAAATCAGCGGCTAATTACAATAAGCATAAGGTGTGTAATAGAAATTAAGCTATGATATTTTTGAGTGAAAACTA is from Proteus columbae and encodes:
- a CDS encoding RidA family protein, with product MRYKSLLVALPFIFGVASANAEGVVHHKLNGMPISESVEVSAGNNLVFLSGKVPAKKSADAPEGVLASYGNTEEQTISVLEQIKTHLNELGLDMKDVVKMQVFLVGGEETKGEMDFKGFMDGYSKYFDASKTDQLPARSTFQIAKLANPAWRVEIEVIAVRPAK
- a CDS encoding NAD(P)/FAD-dependent oxidoreductase, which encodes MKISRRKLLLGVGAAGVLAGGAALVPMVRRDGKFVEAKSRASFVEGTEGALPKASDAVIIGGGIQGIMTAINLAERGMSVTILEKGEIGGEQSGRAYSQIISYQTSPEIFPLHHYGKILWRGMNEKIGADTSYRTQGRVEALADEKAFDKAQEWIKTAKETAGFDTPLNTRIIKGEELSNRLVGAQTPWTVAAFEEDSGSVDPETGTPALARYAKQIGVKIYTNCAVRGIETAGGKISDVVTEKGAIRTSHVVLAGGIWSRLFMGNMGIDIPTLNVYLSQQRVSGVPGAPRGNVHLPNGIHFREQADGTYAVAPRIFTSSIVKDSFLLGPKFMHLLGGGELPLEFSIGEDLFNSFKMATSWKLDEKTPFEQYRVATATQNTEHLDAVFQRMKAEFPVFEKSQVVERWGAVVSPTFDELPIISEVKEYPGLVINTATVWGMTEGPAAGEVTADIVTGKKPVIDPTPFSMDRFKK
- the gorA gene encoding glutathione-disulfide reductase, translated to MTSKHYDYIAIGGGSGGIASINRAAMYGQKCALIEAKALGGTCVNVGCVPKKVMWHAAQIAEAIHQYGPDYGFDTTVNRFDWDTLISSRSAYIDRIHQSYDRVLGNNKVDVIQGFARFVDANTIEVNGEKITADNILIATGGRPVQPNIPGAEYGINSDGFFELKALPKRVAVVGAGYIAVELAGVLNALGSETHLFVRKHAPLRNFDPLIVETLLEVMETEGPKLHTHAIPKAVIKNADGSLTLQLENGTEQTVDTLIWAIGREPATDNLNLAVTGVELNEKGYIKVDKFQNTNVKGIYAVGDNTGAVELTPVAVAAGRRLSERLFNNKPNEHLDYSNIPTVVFSHPAIGTVGLTEPQAVEQYGADQVKVYKSSFTAMYSAVTRHRQPCRMKLVCVGADEKIVGIHGIGFGMDEMLQGFAVALKMGATKKDFDDTVAIHPTAAEEFVTMR
- a CDS encoding 23S rRNA (adenine(2030)-N(6))-methyltransferase RlmJ, with protein sequence MLSYRHSFHAGNHADVLKHIVQTLIIESLKEKEKPFLYLDTHAGAGRYQLTNAHATRTGEYLEGIARLWQQEEVPELILPYLEAVGELNASGELRYYPGSPLLASKLLREQDSLALTELHPTDFPLLRTEFSRDERVRVSREDGFGQLKSKLPPPSRRGFALIDPPYELKQDYSAVVKGVVEGHKRFATGTYAIWYPVVHRQQIKRMLKELEATGIRKILQIELAVKPDSDQLGMTASGMIVINPPWKLESQMKSILPWLHKTLVPEGIGHTLVEWVVPE
- a CDS encoding DUF1090 domain-containing protein: MKKLLFTAITLSLLASNAYADKSTNGCEIKKQNIQKQMEYAKAHGNQYRIQGLERALQNVERYCTPEKVVENTRLELREKQLDVKERELELKEAQLKGDADKIAKQERKLAEEKADLKAIEEELNLLTK